In the genome of Alphaproteobacteria bacterium, the window CAGCTACATCAACCAGTGACATGGTCTTATCTTGGATGTTGGCTATGGCCAGCCATTTACCATCAGGCGACAAACGAAGTCCATGCGGATAGATACCAACCGCAATAGTATTCAAGATCTTCCCTTGAACATAATCTACGACCAGCAAGCTATTGCTTTCTGAATCCGTAACATAGGCAGTATGCCCATCCTCTGCCGGAACCACATGTGCAAGATGTTTCCCAAGATTAATCTGTCTTACAAGTTTTGGTGTACTATCCGAAACATTAAAAACGAGAAGCTTTCCAGCTTTGTGATCATGCGCCATTCCCGTGGCTAACAGTGTTTTGCCATCACGCGTAATGTCAACATTATGAGGCATGGCGGGCATATCGACTTTCTGCGCGATAGCCTTTTCAGTATCGACTACGGATATTGTCATGCTCTCTTCATTGGCAGTATAAACAGTCGAAGCGAAAGCCTGACTAGAAACAAGAAAGATAAATAGTAATACCAGTGAAAGAATTTTCATCTTCGTCCTCCGTAACAAAAAAACTCACGCAGCCTGTCCATCCGGCCTTGATGTGAAAAGCATGGGTGTATAAATCCATAAATAGGCCAAAAAGCACAAGCACCATATAAGAGCAGATCCGATAACCCATTCGCTCATATATTCCGGTGTTAGGATGGGACCAAAAACGCGCATGAGGGCGGCAAGCTGAATGGCGAAGAAAGAAAAGGTTGTTAAGCCGCCAACTTTTAGTTCACGCCCCGTATGCCCCAGCGTGACACGGCAGATCATCCCGAGGATCATGGAACCAATGCATCCCGCCGTCAGAGCATGGATCACAATAGGCACCGTGAGCAGGCCTAATCCTGTTGAGGCCAGTAAACCGAGGCCAATCACAAGCCAGCCATAACCGGCATGAAGGATCCATAGAAGCGGATCATCAAAAGTCTTAAGCGTATGATAATGGTACATACGTAAGCCATGGATAATGCAGGAGAGTGCTGCACATATGGTCAGAGCTAGCGTCTCTTTGGCAAAAACAAGGCATAGCGCCACCGCCAGTAGTGAGGCGAGCGCTGCCATATCCAGTTTCAATTGGTCGGTCTGGTAAGTTTCAATGCCTTTGCGTCGGAGAGCCGCGACTGTGAATGCTGGAATAATACGCCCTCCGATCAGGGATACCATAATCAGAATCATCATCAGCGCAACGTGCAAGGCCACTATATTTGACGTGATTAAAAACCAGATATCGCACACCAAAAGAACGCTCAAGAGTGTTAGAAAGATAAAATTCCGCTTGTTCCAACTTTTGAACAAAGGAATAGCAAGAGATACTACCAGAGCGGGAATAAATGAGACTGCGATCATCACAACCGAAAAATGTGGTAAACCCAGATCAAAGTTCAGAACGATCCGTCCCGAAAGCCAGAGGCAACAGAGCCCGGCCAGATGTATTTGCCTCACTGGAGCGCCCCCCGTCCAGTTGGCGACAGCAGTTAAAAGAAACCCCGCAACAATTGCTAAGCTAAATCCATAGATCATTTCGTGGGCATGCCAAGATATTGGATCTAACATAATAAAAGCTGGCGGCGTGTATAAGCCTGCATAAAACATACCCCAGAACCCTATTGAAAGAATGCTGTATAATGCGCCTAAAAGAAAGAACGGTCTGAACCCACGCCCCCAGAAAGGGGCCATGAAAATAGTGTGGAATAACTCCAGCATGGTATATTTCTCCGGGTTCTGTGAATATCCTTCACATACAAGAATCTAAATAAGTGCTTTTAGATGTGTTTGACTCAGATCAACACACTACGGCAGTTACTGAACCAGAGGAGTGTGAATTCCTTCTAGGCGGAAACCGCTAATTTTGCAGCGCCCGGCTAGCAGTTGAATATATTGATGGAAGGCGCGGCGCCAGCTTTTTTCATGAAGTTCTCTAGCAATCCATTCCGAGACGTTTCCGAAAGGAAGCTGCTTGCCCTGCACGCATTTGTGCACCTTGATGATATGATAGCCAACCTCTGATGCTACAGGTTCAGCGCTCAGCTCGCCTTCTTTCATCGAGAAAAGGGCTTTTTCAAATGCGGGCATTGTTTGTCCCCGGCTTATCTGACCCAATCTGCCCCAATTTTTTGCGGAGGAGCAAGATGATTCATTCCGGGCTATGGCTTTAAAGAGCTGAGGTGACTCTTTCAGTCTGATTAAGGCCGTCTTTGCTTTTAATAAGGCTTCCGTTCGCGCCCCTTCATCGTCAGGCGGAGCTATGTAAAGAATATGTGAAACTTCAAAAAGCGGAGATGTATAAAACCGATCCTTATTATTTTCGTAATAACGTTTACAAGTCTCTTTATCCGCATTTGGTACGGTGACTTCCCGAGCAAGCAAATCTTCAATAATTGGATCCGGGTTTTTGATAGCCTCGTTTCTTTGACAAAGGCCAATCTCAGAGGCTCTCTGAATAAGAATTTCGCGTATTACTAGGGCGCGCATTGCTTCGTACTTTGCAGAAAATAAGCTTTCTGCCGCGTGATACTGAACTTCGGTGTTTATCTCATCTGGCGTTATTTTGATGCCATTTATTTCTATACTAGGGGCCTGGATCATCATAGTAGCTTCTCCTTGTTATGTAGGCCGTTTGCGAACGATTTGATAGGGGCGCGCTATATAGCCGATTGGAGCGCTCAAGGCATGGACAAGCCGTGTAAAAGGGAACACGAGTAAGATAAAAAGCCCAAGAGTAATGTGA includes:
- a CDS encoding YncE family protein, with amino-acid sequence MKILSLVLLFIFLVSSQAFASTVYTANEESMTISVVDTEKAIAQKVDMPAMPHNVDITRDGKTLLATGMAHDHKAGKLLVFNVSDSTPKLVRQINLGKHLAHVVPAEDGHTAYVTDSESNSLLVVDYVQGKILNTIAVGIYPHGLRLSPDGKWLAIANIQDKTMSLVDVAAGKEKAKIRAGKRPIQVAFSPDGHHVAISLFDESRIGIINIDKARLVKKYNVGNGPAQLCYTPDGKRIVVANQGSKEKPDNRISVVNLDNDKVSFITTGTGAHGVAIAADGTQAFITNSVANTLSVVDLKSESAVRSIPVGEGPNGVAAR
- a CDS encoding NnrS family protein, giving the protein MLELFHTIFMAPFWGRGFRPFFLLGALYSILSIGFWGMFYAGLYTPPAFIMLDPISWHAHEMIYGFSLAIVAGFLLTAVANWTGGAPVRQIHLAGLCCLWLSGRIVLNFDLGLPHFSVVMIAVSFIPALVVSLAIPLFKSWNKRNFIFLTLLSVLLVCDIWFLITSNIVALHVALMMILIMVSLIGGRIIPAFTVAALRRKGIETYQTDQLKLDMAALASLLAVALCLVFAKETLALTICAALSCIIHGLRMYHYHTLKTFDDPLLWILHAGYGWLVIGLGLLASTGLGLLTVPIVIHALTAGCIGSMILGMICRVTLGHTGRELKVGGLTTFSFFAIQLAALMRVFGPILTPEYMSEWVIGSALIWCLCFLAYLWIYTPMLFTSRPDGQAA
- a CDS encoding peptidylprolyl isomerase: MMIQAPSIEINGIKITPDEINTEVQYHAAESLFSAKYEAMRALVIREILIQRASEIGLCQRNEAIKNPDPIIEDLLAREVTVPNADKETCKRYYENNKDRFYTSPLFEVSHILYIAPPDDEGARTEALLKAKTALIRLKESPQLFKAIARNESSCSSAKNWGRLGQISRGQTMPAFEKALFSMKEGELSAEPVASEVGYHIIKVHKCVQGKQLPFGNVSEWIARELHEKSWRRAFHQYIQLLAGRCKISGFRLEGIHTPLVQ